The genome window GGGTCGTTTCATTGTCACCGGTGGCATTGAGGGACAGGTGCGCGTCTGGAAAATAGAGCCATATCGCCAGGATCTGGTGGGCGTTCTCAAGGATCATTCGGGTCCCATTACCTCACTCGACATCAACTATCTGGACACGGAGGTCATCTCTGCCTGCACCGATGGTTCCTGTGTTATTTGGGATATTAAGTGAGTAGATTGTCACGGATTATGGCAATTTATTAACGACTatcctttttattttcagtcGCATGACCCGCAAACAGGTTGTCACAGCCAATACACAGTTCATGTCGGTGCTCTATTTTCCCACTGGCGTGCAGATTCTTACTTGCGGGTCTGATGGCCGCATCATCTACTGGATGGTCTACAATGGGGCGCTCATACGTGAGCTGACTGCCTCTAAGAAGTCCTCGGTCAATTGCCTGTCGATGAATGCCACCGGAGACTACTTTGTGAGCGTCGGCAGCGATCTGCAGGTCAAGTTGTGGGACTACAATAGTGGCGATGTCGTTGGCGTGGGGTCAGAGCACGCTTCATCGGTAATCAGCGCAGCCTACAGTCCTTGTGGCAAGACTTTTGTCACTGGCAGCACGGATGGCTCGCTGATTATTTGGGATGTGCCTGAGGAGTACTGGGGAAAACCCAATCCTCCAGAGGGTCCTTCGTACTCGTTGCCTAAAGCAGCGTCCAAAGGCAAAACGGTCGCTGCTCGTGTGGACTCTGGCACTCGCTTGAAGCCGCTGGCCGGCGAGAACATCAATGGTCTGCTCAAGGCAACGCCTAAGGATGACATATGCTGCGTCGAGTGTCCACCTTGTGCCAAGAAGGAAGGCAAGGCTGCAGATCCTTTTACCGAGTGTAAAATTGTGCCCGATGTACGAAaatgttaaacttttaaatttgtctTTAGTTTTCTCAACTGTTCCAAGCATTTGACTgatacaattattaaaaaaaaaacttggaATGGAAACTAATACCGGCTGATTTTCTTCAGTCTTAACGAACTTCAATTCCTCCATCTACCCTACCAATTAGATTATATATTAAGTATGCATTTTATAAGTCCTGAAATTTTGTAGTTTTCCTATCTATACcaatcaataatttaataataatcaaataattttatgtaatttaattgtacaaaatttaaaatttagtcAACTGGTACATCGGGTTCAGCATCGAGCGGAAAGTCGTAGTCGACTTTCTGGGCTTTAGCTTCTTCTTGGAGTCGCTTCTTCTCCTCCGCCTCCAAACGCTTGAGCTCCTTTTCTTCAGCGtctttttgcttcttttcttCGGCCTCTTGGCGCTTGCGTTCCTTTTCCTCCTCGGCGCGTTGCTTCTTCTCCTCCTTATCGGCTTCAGCTTGTAGTCTCTTTGCCTCCTTTTCTGCAGCTGCTTCGGCTTTCTTGCGCTCCGCTTCTCGCTTGCCATCATGCTTTTTCCAATCCTTATTCAGAGTGGCAAATTCCTTCAGTCGCTGTTCCCGCTCTTGTTCTGTTTCCGCTGGTTTGCCGTCGGCCTCCAAATCGATCTCATCCTCATAACCATCGGGCGGCAGAGCATTCCAATGTGGATTGTGGTACATTGAACGATTGCCGCCGCCCTTGAAGAAGAACGGCTTGGAGCGTTTGTACATGTGTGGCCAAAACTTGAACTCAGGTCGCTCTTCTTCATGACGCGTGGTGAATACAAGCAATGTCAGAATGGCAACCAGCGGTAGAGCGCAAAACAGGGAAATCTTCCTCCAGCAGTTCGAGTGCTCATCGTCGGGGGCTGTCATATAGTGTTAGATTGTtagaatttcaatatattattacGTTGCTTTGGTGACTCACGTTCAGTTTCACATTTCTTGGGTGGACACTTGGGAGCAGTCTCTACATGTTTGTTAGCGCACTTGCCGCCACCAGAGATAGCAGTTTCATCTTTTTTATCTTTGGCAGATTTCACGTCTTCGTCCTTCGATTTGTCGCATTTGCCTTCTTTACTATTTTTCTTGTCCCctataaattgtaattatgtatttttaatcatttatatCCCGCAACGGTAGTTTATTTACCATCCTTTTTACTTTTGTCAGACATTAAGCGaagatttgcatttgaaatatgtGGAATTACTCGGTAAGGCAGACGAAAGCATCTTGCAACGCTCAATAATTGCAGCATAATTTAggtcaaaacaaaatttactaaaaacCTAATTAATTCGAAAAAGTTCCATAAATGAAAAGGCTTTTATACACTTGCTTCTATTTATTTGACTTTGGCGCCAAATGTGACTTGAGGttgagttttaaatataatctaATTTATACATTCTggatttttttgtagtatgctacaaaaatatacgcaatataccacaaaataaaagtatcgATGTACTCAAAATGGTAAGATGTAGGTTAGCAGATGCATAACATAATTCTGTTAGTGTTAACAGCACAAGAACAATACCAAGTAGCAGCACTATTACGCTGAGAATCATACTctattatttaagtttttagtttttatttatttataattaacccacatatatgtaaattaatgCGAAACACGGTTTTGGCCATAAGCGAATTGTAAGTGAATTCAAGTACTGTACTTTTGCATTCGATTACATATGCGGTATACCTATCTTACAGAAGGGTATATTGTCGCTTAACATTTCAACTGGAGCGCTGTACTTATTAACAGTCTGATTGGACTTCTTGTTAACAGATGTTAGTCGGACGCCGCAGAGGAAGCATTCACGATTTGCACTTGCatatgttttgttgtttgaaaAAGTTGTTAAACGTAATTTGACGGTAATTTTTGTGCTTGAGAGTTGTGCGTTATTTAGCTAAATCGCGTGTGAAAATCGACGTGCAACACAATGAAGGTTTGCTGCATTGGCGCTGGTTATGTTGGCGGCCCAACATGTGCGGTAATGGCACTCAAGTGTCCAGATATTACCATAACGCTGGTCGATAAAAGTGCCGAAAGAATTGCACAGTGGAACTCGGAGAAATTGCCCATCTATGAGGTTAGTTGGTTTCagttattgttttgttgtatcCCCAATTTACTCAGACGGCGGATGAtctcgagtgtgtgtgtgtgtgtgtatgtatatgaaattGCTGATTTGTGTGCACGTACACATGCACAAGAATTGTGCATTTTAATAATGCCACTGTGAGTGTAatagagaaagagggagagagtaagagagtaTTTAGTAGAGATCTATAACGCTGCGTgctgaaaaaaaataacatcaaAAATGCTAAAACAAACAAGTCAGACACATCAATCAGAGGTGCAGATTCGAGAATGGTCAGACTGAAATGCTGAGCGAACGCTGTGAATACTGAATACGTCGATGAACTCCTCCTCACTCATGCTCATGTTTCAAGTAGCCCAACGTCCCAATTCCCCCCTCTGTTTCCCCCTTTCTTAAAAACCAAACCAGTTCCCAACTGACGACCGACTGTTTGAAACTGATTTGTATACTACACGCACCTCTTGGCTTCATGTTTAGCTTTGGCTGCGTGATTGTGATTGCGAACTCTTCATATGAGAGAGCATATGATCGAGTACATCGCAGGTGCTTGGCGCAATTAGCCCACAACAACAAGGTCAATGGTCACACTAAAAGTGAAGCCcaatgcaaacaaacacacatacacacacacactcgcagcaGTGTCCATTAGTCATTCAtaaataatacacacacacatacacatgcgtGTGTTTATTATGTGGCCGAAGATCGCAGCTACACTGTGCAACAAGATTGCCGCCTTTTGGATTAGATCTTTAGGTTTTGAACTGATTAGAAAGCTGCCAAACTTTTGTGtaagcatttttgttttatttgttgtcgcatttccgttttgtttttattgtggaACACTTCTTTTCACAACATATCCGTTGTACGCCGAACCAAATCCTTATCAGTCTGGCCGAGCCATGCTACACATTACGTCTTGTGAGCCAGATAAGCAACAGAACAATACACTGTGCCCTGTTATCGGTGCGAGCTGGATAATGTGTGTGTAGTTTTGTTGGCTCGCACAATTCGAGGAAATTTACGTTTTTAGCAACAATCTTCGTCCCCTCACTGCGAAGAGATCGTGCCCGGCCTTatcgaattaaataaaaagagagaaaaccCAATTAAGATAAGCTATTGTCGCAGGTCGAAGATTGAGTACCcttacaaaaatatgcaatgtAATATTTGTTAGAgtgatttaataatataatgattGATGATAGACTAAATattcactttatttatttatatttattttaatttatcaaaGCTATAATTGTAGTAATTACATATTTGTCAGAGATATGTAGGAAGTAATTATATTTCCTTCTAActataaaaagttattttctaaattaaattaacttaaacTTTTGTGAGagaaaaagataaaattaCTGTTTATCAAAGATAAGAACTGTATTTTACTTAACCAGACAAAAATAAGTCTGACGATTGTTAGGGAtgcatagaaataaaatattcttatgCTGAATCGACCGACAAGTtaaactttcattaaaatttcttcAATACAATCTTAATTGCTCTTTCATCgttctttttaataaatatattatctTTGTTTGCTCCTCCACGACTCTTTTGTGAATATTAACGCCTGTTAGAACATTATAACGTACATAATTAAGAACTAAACAATTGTTGGGGCTAGAACTAGACAGAGAAACAGCGAGAATGATTTATTAGGCACTTTATTTTATGCGGCAACATTCTTTGAGTATTATCTGCTCATTAGGCCAAGGCAcagttgaaatttaattattcatttatctGCTCTTCGCTCTATGATTGCATCACCAATCGGCAATGGCAAATGCAATAAGTATTATtggaaatactaaataaacaaaatacacacaaaaaatagaGGCTAGAATCGTGGCCAATGTCAGTTAGAACTCAACATTCTGTGTCTGCGGCTGATTAACTCGTTTGTTTCTCTCCATgtccacaaacacacatatgtacattcaAGTACTATTTGCCCAAGAGTCAGGTTGAGAAACTCTTTCCTTGGCATTtacaaatattgtaattgcaattgactttttgcattgttttcttttctagTTATCAGCAAAAGACAAGCTCATTTCAGAGACATTTTCTTCAATGTGCTCATAACATTTCTTTAGAAATTGTCTTGGGTATTTCCCTTTAGTTTTTgtgttataaaaaaatatcataGTATTACCGTGCTTCGATTAGCTCagcattttttgttatttgtggTAAATGTTATTGCAAAACTGATTCCAAATAAACATTGCCATTAACGCTTTCCTGTTGCGCTTTAATTCGctttccatttctatttctatacCCTTTAGCTAGAGGGTCGCATAATTTTgagcaaataaacaataacttcaacaaataacttcaacaatagctatataaatatgtaacaCTCGTAAATAGACCTTCAAATTACATATGTTCTGGAGCTACATTAGATATTTCCGCCGCTCCATCCATCCATCTGTTCAACTTTGGTATTTAGGTTTCTGCACAATATGCGCAAATTGAGTTTAGTTCCAAATCCATATGGGAAAAACCAAGCGTACATCTGAAGTTTAATAAGCAAAGAGCTAATGACGTAAATTCATTGTAGATGCAagttatcatatttattatacaattctttttttggttCAACGGTCGTGAATAGACTCATATGTTTTTATGTACTTCTAATATTTAACGAATTCATTTAATGGAATATTTTCTACAGCAAATGCGAAAAAATTTTACGAATTGACGTGTTTATCTTTCACGATCATAAAAAATGCTGAAGATATATCGATATGCTCAATTTTAGTGTGCAGATGGCGATGAAGAGACATAACACTTATTAATGAAGTTACTTAAcctaatatttaaataagtcgtataaacatacatatctGCGAATATATGTAGATTAAACGAATATtgatacatttattttctttctctaATTATTCTTTGCAACGCAGCCTGGTCTTGATGAGGTGGTGAAGAAATGCCGCAATGTCAACCTGTTCTTCTCCACGGATATTGCAACCGCCATCAAGGAGGCAGATCTGATCTTCATATCAGTGAATACGCCCACGAAAACCTGCGGCAGTGGCAAGGGTAAATATATACCACACAGAATAGAAATAAGATCATCTGCAAATACTAAGTGTACAATTGttcattgttatttttagGTCGAGCTGCGGATCTGAAATATGTGGAGAGTGCGGCGCGAATGATTGCCGAGATTGCACAGTCCAACAAGATTGTGGTCGAGAAGAGCACGGTGCCCGTGCGTGCTGCAGAGAGCATTATGCACATATTGCGAGCGAATCAAAAGCCAGGCATCCACTACGACATACTCTCGAATCCCGAATTCTTAGCCGAGGGCACTGCCATCAATGATCTGCTGAATGCCGATCGTGTTTTAATCGGAGGCGAGGAAACACCCGAGGGACATCAGGCAGTGGAGAAGCTATCGTGGATCTATGAGCATTGGATaccaaaaaagaatatattgaCAACGAATACGTGGAGCAGTGAACTGTCCAAGCTGGCGGCCAATGCATTCCTCGCTCAGCGCATCTCCAGCATCAATTCGTTGTCTGCTGTATGCGAGGCAACCGGTGCCGATGTCTCTGAGGTGGCCAGAGCTGTGGGCTTGGATTCACGCATTGGCTCCAAGTTTCTGCAGGCCTCTGTGGGCTTTGGTGGCAGCTGCTTTCAAAAGGACATTCTTAATTTGATTTACATCTGCGAGAATCTGAATTTGCCCGAGGTGGCGGCGTATTGGCAGCAGGTCATCGATATGAATGACTATCAGAAGCGTCGCTTCTCCCAGAAGATCATCGAGAGTCTGTTCAATACGGTGTCCGACAAACGCATTGCCATCCTGGGCTTTGCCTTCAAGAAGAACACGGGAGATACACGCGAAACGGCAGCGATTACTGTGTGCCAAACGTTGTTGGAGGAAGGTGCCAAGCTGGACATTTACGATCCCAAGGTGGAGCCGGAGCAAATCATTGACGATCTGACGCATCCCAGTGTCACGGAATCTCCCGAGAACGTGAAGAAGGCTGTACAAATACACAGTGATCCCTACAGCGCTGTGCGTGCCACACACGCGTTGGTTTTGTGTACGGAATGGGACGAATTCGTGGATCTGGACTACAAACGCATCTATCAATCAATGATGAAACCAGCATACATCTTTGACGGACGCAAGATACTTGATCATGAGCGACTACAGCAGATTGGTTTCCATGTGCAGACCATTGGCAAGAAATATCAACGCGCCGGGCTGCTTAGATCGTGGGGCATTGTGCCACAGCTGTGAGCGATGCGGAGCGGCATTAAGGACTTAACATTTGACGAGACGGAGACCGAGACCGAAACATTTTTCCAGTATTTACGAGactataaattgtaaatatgcgttttgtttgttttatataaatagttCAAGTACGAGTATTTCGCTAGATATACGCCTAAGTATTCCTATTTCTATTCCTACACAACCAAATGTCGTTCCAGttgcaatataaatacatacaatacttacttaacaaatacatatgaTCATTTGCCGTTGCAAACGGACACCTGCAATTCCGTTTAACTACAGAAATTCTCCTCACATACTTTCTGTACTATAATTAAACAAGCATTTACACACGAGcatgtacatttttttatataaataataaacaacagTAAATAATCATAATGCTGGCATTTTAAAATGGTATTCTTCTAACGATCTGGCGATACCAGAGATAGGATGTCGCTGCCGACAAGCTAAACCAGGTCACCAGGTACGACAAATGATCGTTCCGCAGCGTCACCCGTGTCTGCCCACCAATGGGACTATTTTGTGGACTCTTTGCATCATACACGGCATCCAGGAAGACGGGAGCTGCATTTGTAGAAGCGCACATCTTGGGCAAATCACGATACAAAAAGACCTGACCTCCCTTGTGATCGGGCGTAAACTGTGGACGACTCTCGCCCTTGCGCACCACGGCAGTCAATTGCACCTCTTGCTTCACCTGACCCACTTCACGCGTTGCGGGATCAATGTGCTTGCGCGTCACCCAACCACGATTCACCAACACGATGTCACTGCAAGCAAAAAATACAGTTTTATCTTACTTTGGCATAAATATGGCTTCAATTGCTTACTCTCTGTCGGCCAATTTAAACGGGGTCACAATAAGATAACCATTGCCCGAGTCACGCTGAGAGAATAGTCCGCCTTGTGTCTCAACGCCATCGGGTCGTATGAGCGATCTTGGTCCCATTTGCATTTCCTTATCGTGCAGAAAGTGGCCACGCAGCGTAACCAAGCGATACTCCATCTCATCCAGCTGACTCAAGCTGTATTGaagaatataaaatcaattaaaataatttaaataatatgtgCTTACTCTTCGGGCACTTCCACCGGCGCCGTATGAAGTTGCTTATGTAAATCTTTGATTAGCTGCTCTTTCCAGATTTTGCGTTTCACCTGCCAGCAGCCCAAACCAAAGGTGGTGGCTGGTATGAGCTGCAAGCGTACATAATCAATAATAAGGGATATCTCTATTTGAATTAACTTACAAGTAGGAACCAGCCTAATGCTGTGATTTTATCCTTGTCCTTTTTGGGAATGCTCGTTGTCCATTCAACTTTTGGTGGctgttgtgcttgttgtgTAATCTTCCTGCGGAACTGCGTGGCTATGCTCGGACATTTGCCGGCAGATGAGCGCTGCAGCGCACATATTTGTTTCCACATTTGAGCATTTACACGCAGCAgcattgttattttgtttttatataaagtTTTCACGCCGCCGGTTCACGATAATAACAGCTGTTGGACAACACGGCCATAACAGCATGTTAACAGTTTGCTGTAATGTTGACAACATTGCTTATTACATTACTGAAGTAAATCTTAGTTTTTACAAAGCcattatatttacaatttaaatatttattaaatttccatactatattgtatatgtTTAATACAGGAAAGTGCACATACCGGTAAGAGTAGCTATAGTGTTTTATTGCCCTGTTAAATCAGCTGTTCTTAAAGTTAGTTCTGAACGAGTTGGTAGCTCTGCATGCTTTTGTAACATTGCATCttgttttaaacaaattgactTCGGCTTAATTTAAGCATGTTGTGCACACGCGCAGCAGCGAGGTTGGCCACTGgtttaacaacaacattgcagGTAACCAATCAAGTGCAGACAAATAGTTTTCCCGGCCGCAGACAAATCTGCATCTGCATTTCTCTGACTCTTATGTAAACCACGCACTGTTTTCATTCCGCAGTTGAGGCAACACACATCTACATTGTACAACAAACATCATGTGGCGGCAGCAGCCGCTAAAGCAATTCAGCAGTGCCGGCTATGCTCCACTGGGGTTGTGGACAAGGCAACCAAACAACAAACCACAACAGCCGAGGATGGCAGCATATTGAAACGTGTGCTTACAAAAGTCGGTTTTGCACCTAACACAAAAGCCGtaagaaagaaacaaatttgaaaataatgaatcAAATTGTTAATCATCAAAACTCTTGCAGCGTCTCAAGGTGACTAGTCATCTACTGTACGAGAGTGTGGCGGATAAAATCAACTATGTGGCATTCTTTCGAGACTTTCAGCTGCCCAACACGTTCAACTCCTGGTTTCTGGTCACTGAGCTGCATGTATGGTTGCTGTTGATGCGCTCGATGGCCGAGGGTTCAGAGACAGGCGAAGATGGACGCTTTTTAAGGAACTGCATAGTTGAGGCAATGTGGGGCGATGTTAACACACGCGCCAAAAAGTTGGGAGTAAGTTTGAAGCATGATCTGAGAGGAGTTCCTCTGGATGCTaactatttttctttttaggcTAATAATCCTTCACGTACGAGGCAACAAATTGAGACGTTATCGGAACAGTTTCAAGCTGCGCTCATTGCCTACGACGAGGGCATAATGTCCGATGATCGGGTGCTCGCTTGTGCCTTGTGGCGTCGGTTTTTTGAGATGGAGTGCGATAATTACGCTCAAATCGAGCGTTTGGTTAAATATGTGCGTATGCAGACCGTGATGCTTGACAGCTTGACGCGGGAACAGTTCATCGTGAAGCCAAAGATTGCCTGGCATGATCTGGACAAGTGTAAAATCGACGCATAGAGGCAATGttcttttagttttgtttattaaagtCAAATTATACACATTTGCAAGCGCCtctaaataattaaatcattGATGGACTCATCCACCAAAGCTCTCAGTTGGCATTTGAGTGCAAATGCCATGATGCGACGCTCTGCTAATCTTTTGTGATTGCTCGGAAGCTGTTGAAGAATActgttcatttttaaataatcgTTGGCAGGCGATGCCAGCAATTGTGCTATTTGTGTATCTGCACTGGAAGGTGAAACTGTCTCAACTGTGGATTCAATTCTCGCCAGCTGCTCTTCTTCATAGATGATCTCCTCGTGAACCATCTGATCGTTGGACTCTATAATCTCTTCGATAACAAATGTGCTATCCGCATGCTGTTCAATATCGCCAACTTGCATCACAACACAATCGTTATACGACTGCCATGGATCCTGATCAACCAAGGCGTCCTCTTGCTGCCTTGGCAGCTCTAtatgctgtggctgctgttgtggcaggCAATGAGAGGTGGCCTTCGCTCTGGAGCGCAGCTGGGGATCTGATAGAAATTGCAATCGATCAAAGTATGGCCAAGTTGAGCCATTAGGGCGTCGTAACTCCTTTCTGTATTGATAGTGCAAATTGTTCCAACGCATCAGGCAGAAGTTAACTTGGAATATTGcactttattaaaatatattgagtATTGGAAGGATCGGGATAAATTACCATCGCACTCCATAACTTCTGCTATTCTGGCCCAGGCTTCTGTCTTGGCCTTCATCATGTCATAGTTGGAGAGTCCTGTTTGCCGTCTGTATAGTAAAGTGTTGGGCTCTACGTGATCGATGAGCTTGAAATCAAACGGACGATTCTTCTTATAGCTAGTACGCATCTTAAACTATATATTTCATTGATGAGATATGCCGAAGTAAAAATCTTTTAAGATTGTTTTGACACAAaatggtaaataaataaaacttcaGGGTAGCCGCATTTGGGATTTCAAAATAAGCTAATTAATGTCGAAAAATATgagtttttggtttggttaCACTTCACAAAGCGAAACATTTCAAGCtagttttcaaatatattaaaataaattgttcttATTCAAGATTTtggtaataataaaaaatataaaagaacgAGAATAACAAGTGTATAGTGTACCATTAAAAGTCATAAAATTGGTGGTCACACTGCTCGCTGAGACCAATCGAATAGTCCTAAGTGTCAGCTGTTCtgcaaacaattgaaattggagTCAGCTGTTAAATATATCAACCGACTTTGTTTTTTAGCCGCAAACAATTTCATACAAAAAACCAAAGTGTATCCATGCTTAAAGTAAAATCagttgctttttaatttttgcaatcaGCGAttattttataagaaaaaagaaaaaacaatacatCAAAACGATAACAGTTGACAGAAATGTTAAGTTTGTGAATGCCAAAAACAATCGCACTTATTCTGTTCGATTTCGATAACTAAAAACCTGACGTAGGAGAAACAAACCTGGAAAATTTTTGGGTGAAGtgaaaaaaattgcaaaaaaaagtgaaaagtatAATATTTGGCAAATAATTGTGCAATTTACGTGGTCAACGCAATGAATATGTAAGTGGCAATGCTGGCAAATAGGGGCATagcatatttaatgcatttttcttAACAAATTACCGACATGTGGCGGCGGCAATTGGAAGGTAGTTGATTGGAGAAAGGGGGAAGGGCGGTTTAATGTCTAGGCGAAATTTTTCTCGAACTCTGGCTAAAAATCGATAATTCAAAATGgcagagagtgtgagagagtaGGAAATGGAAATTACATTGAAAAGTAGAAGTCGAATGTTTAGAACTGCTTTTGAtgctcaaaattataattaatggCGCTTCATTACGCTCGTTCCAGGTATAATGGACAGGTAAATGGTTATATGGGAGGCGCCCCAGCCGGTGGAATGCCTGGCGGTGGTAACAATCGCATGGGCGGCGCTGGTGGTGGATCCGGCATGTTTCAACGCAATCGTTCCGCTCCATACATACGTGGAGGCCCCGGCGGAGCCATGGGTGGCGGTGGAGGAGGTGGCGGTGGTAACAACGGTGGCTTTAATGGCGGTCGCATGAATGGCGGTGGAATACGCAATGATCGCGATGGCGGTGGCTTTGGTGGTAACCAGAATAACAATCGCACCTCGACACACGGAGCACATTTGCCCACAATTGTGTGGTCCGAGGTGTCTTTGACACCCTTCCGCAAGAATTTCTATAAGCCATGTGAATCGGTGTTGGCACGCACCCAATTGGAAACGGATAGTTTCCTTAGCAGCAACGAAATCACCATCAAGGGCAACGAAGTGCCCACGCCCAGCATTGAGTTCGAGGAAGGCGGCTTTCCCGACTATGTAATGAACGAGATACGCAAACAGGGTTTCACCAAGCCCACAGCAATTCAGGCACAGGGTATGCCCATCGCTCTAAGCGGACGTGATCTGGTAGCTGTCGCCCAGACGGGCTCTGGCAAGACGCTGGCCTATGTGCTACCCGCAGTGGTGCACATAAATAATCAGCCGCGGTTGGAGCGTGGTGATGGACCCATCGCTTTGGTGCTGGCGCCCACTCGGGAGCTGGCCCAACAGATCCAGCAGGTGGCCAGTGAGTTTGGCTCGAATACGCAGGTGCGCAACACCTGCATCTTTGGCGGCGCTCCCAAGGGGCAGCAGGCTCGTGACCTGGAACGAGGTGTGGAGATTGTTATAGCGACACCCGGTCGTCTTATTGATTTCTTGGAGCGTGGCACCACATCGTTGAAGCGTTGCACCTATTTGGTTTTGGACGAAGCCGATCGTATGCTTGATATGGGCTTTGAGCCACAGATACGCAAGATCATGCAACAGATTCGCCCCGATCGTCAGGTATTGATGTGGTCGGCCACCTGGCCAAAGGAGGTGCGCCAATTGGCCGAGGAGTTTTTGAACAATTACATACAGGTGAACATCGGTTCATTGTCGCTGAGTGCCAATCACAATATACTCCAGATCGTTGATGTCTGCGATGAGTCGGAGAAGATTGTCAAGCTGATACAGCTGCTGACACAGATCTCTAGCGAGAATGAGACAAAGACCATCATCTTTGTGGAGACGAAGAAGCGTGTGGATGAGATCACACGCAATATATCGCGACAGGGATGGCGGGCATGTGCCATCCATGGCGATAAGTCGCAGCAGGAGCGTGACTTTGTGTTGTCCAGCTTCCGCAACGGACGTCACTCGATATTGGTGGC of Drosophila nasuta strain 15112-1781.00 chromosome 3, ASM2355853v1, whole genome shotgun sequence contains these proteins:
- the LOC132793306 gene encoding uncharacterized protein LOC132793306, with protein sequence MNMYNGQVNGYMGGAPAGGMPGGGNNRMGGAGGGSGMFQRNRSAPYIRGGPGGAMGGGGGGGGGNNGGFNGGRMNGGGIRNDRDGGGFGGNQNNNRTSTHGAHLPTIVWSEVSLTPFRKNFYKPCESVLARTQLETDSFLSSNEITIKGNEVPTPSIEFEEGGFPDYVMNEIRKQGFTKPTAIQAQGMPIALSGRDLVAVAQTGSGKTLAYVLPAVVHINNQPRLERGDGPIALVLAPTRELAQQIQQVASEFGSNTQVRNTCIFGGAPKGQQARDLERGVEIVIATPGRLIDFLERGTTSLKRCTYLVLDEADRMLDMGFEPQIRKIMQQIRPDRQVLMWSATWPKEVRQLAEEFLNNYIQVNIGSLSLSANHNILQIVDVCDESEKIVKLIQLLTQISSENETKTIIFVETKKRVDEITRNISRQGWRACAIHGDKSQQERDFVLSSFRNGRHSILVATDVAARGLDVDDVKFVINYDYPSNSEDYVHRIGRTGRSNNTGTAYTLFTHSNANKANDLIQVLREAHQTINPKLMNMAASGGYQKRGGMGYRGNGGGYQGRNQQMGGAGNNYRNNQNNNNMHRNGNNNGYNAGGPPRYDQKPSRNSPPVQGTGYRPQGGGYQQQQQQQSQQPNGVQFSRFNPNAACFEPKTQGSAVQQHQPPHLAAAQAAAANAAAAAAAAGYGYGVDQKRSRFALNFNMPPPPLPQQQQQQQAPHQQQPQQPPQHHQQTQQHPQQMPGGPAAAMPQAQAYGQYTSMSSSMATVSLNGGAPSIPASAYRAPYAMPYVMPPPPLPVQN